In the genome of Photobacterium sp. TY1-4, one region contains:
- a CDS encoding putative 2-aminoethylphosphonate ABC transporter substrate-binding protein has product MKHRWMIAPLTAIAALSATSAFAAEELTVYTAYETDMLAKFKNGFEKANPDIKIKWVRDSTGIMTAKLLAEKANPRADVVWGLAGSSMALLKDEGILKPYTPAGLDQIRPNLIDPEQDKAWFGNDAFFNAVCFNEMVAKAQGLPKPESWQDLLKPVYKGHIAMPNPASSGTGYMQVSAWMQSMGDDAAWDYMEKLDKNIAHYTHSGSKPCVQAGMGEVAIGISMAIRGAKLKTQGAPIDIIMPTGGVGWESEAVGLVNTKSDAAKRLVDWSLSKEANHLYNAFYPVVGHKAVNKPVKNYPDVESAMVKMDFSKMAVSRQDVLKTWSAKFDAKSEPRS; this is encoded by the coding sequence ATGAAGCACCGTTGGATGATTGCGCCTCTGACTGCGATTGCCGCCCTATCTGCGACCTCGGCGTTTGCCGCTGAGGAACTGACGGTTTACACCGCCTACGAAACAGACATGCTGGCCAAGTTCAAAAATGGATTTGAAAAAGCCAATCCGGATATCAAAATCAAATGGGTTCGTGACTCAACCGGGATCATGACCGCCAAGCTGTTGGCTGAAAAAGCCAACCCGCGCGCCGATGTGGTTTGGGGCCTGGCTGGCTCTTCAATGGCCCTGCTGAAAGATGAAGGGATCCTGAAGCCTTATACGCCAGCCGGTCTGGATCAAATCCGCCCGAATCTGATTGACCCGGAGCAGGACAAAGCCTGGTTCGGCAACGACGCCTTCTTCAACGCGGTCTGCTTTAACGAAATGGTTGCCAAAGCACAGGGGCTGCCGAAACCGGAAAGCTGGCAGGATCTGCTGAAACCTGTCTATAAAGGCCATATCGCCATGCCGAACCCGGCCTCTTCCGGCACCGGCTATATGCAGGTTTCCGCCTGGATGCAGTCGATGGGTGACGATGCGGCCTGGGACTACATGGAAAAACTGGATAAGAATATTGCCCACTATACTCACTCGGGCTCCAAGCCTTGTGTTCAGGCCGGGATGGGTGAAGTGGCGATCGGTATTTCCATGGCGATCCGTGGCGCGAAACTGAAAACCCAGGGCGCACCGATTGATATCATCATGCCGACCGGCGGTGTGGGCTGGGAATCGGAAGCTGTGGGCCTGGTGAACACTAAATCGGATGCGGCGAAGCGCCTGGTTGACTGGTCATTGTCGAAAGAAGCCAATCATTTGTACAACGCCTTCTACCCGGTAGTCGGCCACAAAGCGGTTAACAAGCCGGTGAAAAACTATCCGGATGTCGAAAGTGCCATGGTGAAAATGGATTTCTCGAAAATGGCGGTCAGTCGTCAGGACGTGCTGAAAACCTGGTCTGCCAAGTTTGACGCCAAATCTGAGCCACGCTCGTAA
- the phnW gene encoding 2-aminoethylphosphonate--pyruvate transaminase: METVENQYLLLTPGPLSTSRTVREAMLKDWCTWDDDYNKGIVEVIRQQLVALATAQDGYTCVLMQGSGTAAVEATIGSVIPADGKLLVINNGAYGERIGQIAQYLNIAHHIVELGEVAQPDMQALENILAEDPAITHVAMVHCETTTGMLNPVVPVCELVKAHGKVMILDAMSSFGGIPLDVGALGIDFLISSANKCIQGVPGFGFVLAKQAELEQCQGRARSLTLDLYDQWQCMEKNHGKWRFTSPTHTVRAFHQALQELLAEGGVEARYARYHSNQQILVDGMERLGFRCLLDKSLHSPIITSFYSPAHPDYDFKTFYHLLKEKGFVIYPGKVSNADCFRIGNIGEVYNQDIHRLIDAIGTAMYWQHDAESSIAAGTQEPQA, encoded by the coding sequence ATGGAAACTGTAGAAAATCAATACTTGCTGCTGACCCCGGGCCCATTATCCACCAGCCGTACCGTGCGTGAGGCGATGCTGAAAGACTGGTGTACCTGGGATGATGACTATAACAAAGGCATTGTTGAGGTGATTCGCCAGCAACTCGTTGCCTTGGCGACAGCTCAGGATGGCTATACCTGTGTGCTGATGCAGGGCAGCGGTACCGCCGCGGTGGAAGCGACGATCGGCTCGGTGATCCCGGCCGATGGCAAACTGCTGGTGATCAACAATGGGGCCTACGGCGAGCGGATCGGTCAGATTGCCCAATACCTGAATATTGCGCACCATATTGTTGAGCTGGGTGAAGTGGCGCAACCGGACATGCAGGCGCTGGAGAATATTCTGGCCGAAGACCCGGCCATTACCCACGTGGCCATGGTGCATTGCGAAACCACGACGGGCATGCTGAACCCGGTCGTACCGGTGTGTGAGTTGGTGAAAGCGCACGGCAAAGTGATGATCCTCGATGCGATGTCCAGCTTTGGCGGGATCCCGCTGGATGTTGGTGCGCTGGGGATCGACTTTCTGATCAGCTCCGCCAACAAATGCATCCAGGGCGTTCCGGGATTTGGTTTTGTCCTGGCCAAACAAGCGGAGCTGGAACAATGTCAGGGCCGTGCCCGTTCGCTGACGCTGGATCTGTATGATCAGTGGCAGTGCATGGAAAAAAATCACGGAAAATGGCGCTTCACATCACCGACCCATACTGTACGTGCTTTTCACCAGGCACTGCAGGAACTGTTGGCGGAAGGGGGCGTGGAAGCCCGTTATGCGCGTTATCACAGCAATCAGCAAATTCTGGTCGATGGGATGGAACGTTTGGGGTTCCGCTGTCTGCTTGATAAATCGCTACACTCACCGATTATTACGTCATTTTATTCACCGGCGCATCCGGACTATGACTTCAAAACCTTTTATCACCTGCTGAAAGAAAAGGGCTTCGTGATTTATCCGGGGAAAGTCTCCAATGCAGACTGCTTCCGGATCGGCAATATCGGCGAAGTTTACAACCAGGATATCCATCGCCTGATTGATGCCATTGGCACCGCCATGTATTGGCAGCATGATGCTGAGAGCAGCATTGCAGCCGGGACGCAGGAGCCTCAGGCATGA
- a CDS encoding aspartate aminotransferase family protein translates to MSFLPMNEPDRPGLSEQSLRSEGDTNTSLARAAWNQTIADENTRAMLVEDSRYFLHQAMSTPCLDALVGAQGIYLEDAAGKRYMDFHGNNVHQLGYGHPHVVERVQQQLATLPFAPRRFTNQTAIDCARRLTEIAGGELNRVLFAPGGTSVIGMALKLARFVTGNAKVVSLWDSFHGASMDAISVGGEACFREGMGPLMAGVERIPPAVSYRGALPSPDGSDVHYADYLEYVIEKEGGIGAFIAEGIRNTDVQVPSRAYWQRVREICDRHNVLLIMDDIPNGMGRTGHWFTHQAFGIEPDILCIGKGLGGGVVPLAALLTKDRYNTASQVSLGHYTHEKSPVCCAAALATIEVIEQECLLDKVKADEMYVRERLMHMQEKFSLIGDVRGMGLLWGIELVTDRDTKERALAAAEQVMYRCLALGLSFKVSQGNVLQLSPPLIISRDALARALDIVEQAIGEADAARN, encoded by the coding sequence ATGAGTTTTTTGCCGATGAACGAGCCCGACCGACCGGGCTTGTCCGAGCAATCCCTGCGCAGCGAAGGGGATACCAATACCTCCCTGGCGCGCGCGGCCTGGAACCAGACCATTGCTGATGAAAATACCCGTGCCATGCTGGTTGAGGACAGCCGTTATTTTCTCCACCAAGCAATGTCGACTCCGTGTCTGGATGCGCTGGTGGGCGCGCAGGGGATCTATCTCGAAGATGCGGCCGGCAAGCGCTATATGGACTTTCACGGCAACAACGTCCATCAGCTGGGCTACGGTCATCCGCATGTGGTTGAACGGGTGCAGCAACAGTTGGCCACTTTGCCCTTCGCTCCGCGGCGCTTTACCAATCAGACGGCGATCGATTGTGCCCGCCGTTTAACCGAAATTGCCGGAGGGGAGCTGAACCGGGTGTTGTTTGCGCCGGGAGGCACGTCAGTGATTGGCATGGCGCTCAAGCTGGCGCGTTTTGTCACTGGTAATGCCAAGGTGGTGTCGCTGTGGGATTCGTTTCATGGCGCCTCAATGGATGCGATTTCGGTCGGCGGCGAAGCCTGTTTCCGTGAGGGGATGGGGCCGTTGATGGCCGGGGTGGAGCGGATCCCACCGGCTGTCAGCTATCGCGGAGCCTTGCCTTCCCCGGACGGCAGCGATGTTCACTACGCCGACTATCTTGAGTATGTGATTGAAAAAGAAGGCGGGATCGGCGCGTTTATCGCCGAAGGTATTCGCAATACAGACGTTCAGGTGCCCAGCCGGGCTTATTGGCAGCGGGTACGGGAGATTTGCGATCGGCACAATGTGCTGCTGATCATGGATGATATTCCCAATGGCATGGGACGCACCGGCCATTGGTTTACCCACCAGGCGTTCGGTATTGAGCCCGATATTCTGTGTATCGGTAAAGGCCTGGGCGGCGGAGTCGTCCCGCTGGCTGCGCTGCTGACCAAAGATCGATACAACACTGCTTCACAGGTTTCACTGGGACATTACACCCACGAGAAAAGCCCGGTTTGTTGCGCTGCCGCGCTGGCGACGATTGAGGTGATTGAGCAGGAGTGCCTGCTCGATAAGGTCAAAGCCGATGAGATGTATGTCCGCGAGCGGTTGATGCACATGCAAGAGAAATTCTCCCTGATCGGTGATGTGCGTGGCATGGGTCTGTTGTGGGGGATTGAGCTGGTCACTGATCGGGACACGAAAGAACGCGCTTTAGCGGCTGCCGAGCAGGTGATGTATCGCTGTCTGGCGCTGGGGCTGAGCTTTAAGGTGTCACAGGGTAACGTCTTACAGCTAAGTCCTCCTCTGATTATCAGTCGCGACGCCCTTGCCCGGGCGTTGGATATCGTCGAGCAGGCAATTGGTGAAGCCGACGCTGCCAGAAACTAA